Genomic DNA from Desulfuromonas sp. TF:
GGGGCATGTTCACTTCCTGGATAGTAGGTAAAGACGACTCAGGATAGCAGGGGAGGGCGGTTCCCGCAAAGGAAAATGCCGATCTCCCGGGGAATGGCCGCAGCTGATGTGCCGATCTTGTAAGTTGTTGATTCTTCGTGCAATCCTAATGTTGTGACGAGTTGACAAACGCCGGAAGAGGGATATCTGTATAAGCAGGCGGAAGGAGGAAAACAGAAAAGGAGAAAAGGGATTATGAAACGAATCGGCATGATGTTTGTGGCCATCACGGCAAGCCTTGTCTTCGTGGGCGGCCCTCTCGCCGCCGGCAAGGAGGCCACCTCAGAGAAAATGGGTTCCAAACAGGCGATGTCTGCCGAGAAACACGGCAATATAGTTTCCGCCAACCGGTTCATCGGCACGGACATCCATAATAAGCAGGGCGAGACGATCGGCGAAGTCCAGGACCTGGTGCTGAATCGTCAGAACGGCCAGGTTGATTTTGTGGTGATATCCAAGGGCGGCCTTTGGGGAGTAGGTGAAGAGCGGTATGCCGTTCCTTTCAAGGCTTTTAAAGCTACCCCGGAAGGGGATGCCCTGACCTTGACCATCGATGAGAA
This window encodes:
- a CDS encoding PRC-barrel domain-containing protein; translated protein: MKRIGMMFVAITASLVFVGGPLAAGKEATSEKMGSKQAMSAEKHGNIVSANRFIGTDIHNKQGETIGEVQDLVLNRQNGQVDFVVISKGGLWGVGEERYAVPFKAFKATPEGDALTLTIDENKLANAPKLEEGMNEAEYSRRINEYYGQAPAFEGTEEKGMTGEKEHKMEKEQKKGSY